The following proteins come from a genomic window of Methanosarcina sp. MTP4:
- a CDS encoding tetratricopeptide repeat protein, protein MIGLYFFNIGKYEDARDNFTKSLIKNRNDDNAWYYKGLVDLKLGKYQNAADDFQQVLNLKPQNDKARYNKVFALRKLGKFSEAKSAFNKALETNPFNPDTWYHKGFAHREIGEHEEAEKAFKEALKLYEKYISVFSQDINANALYKKGLVLYNLKKHEEALETFEKVIKNAPEHKKAHYKKGIVLYELGKYAKAIKAFEEAVDSDDADTWNLKGLAYRELGAYTKAKKVFENALSLYEKSNEFDSLYKKGLVLCSLNQYDEAIAAFDKTTEINPKEVCAWMHKGFAYFDQHKYDGARLAFEKAVEINPKDCCALNYVGLTYFHLEKYYKALEAFDKAIKIDKNSYESWFGRGLIHFRIKKYGEATGAFREVIDILDKIISENPRDTVALYNRGLAQYYLKSYKEANESLHKFILIRPKSNNAWYIKGLVLNKLGKYEEAIEAFNKCIALDPKNAYAWSNMGVAYRSLSKHFPDYYKKAIDCFNEAINIKSCKSVKAEAFSN, encoded by the coding sequence ATCATAGGTCTTTATTTTTTTAATATTGGAAAATATGAAGACGCGAGAGATAACTTTACAAAATCTCTGATAAAAAATAGAAATGATGACAATGCATGGTACTACAAGGGCCTAGTTGACCTCAAACTCGGAAAATATCAAAATGCTGCAGATGATTTCCAACAGGTCTTAAACCTTAAACCCCAGAATGATAAAGCTCGGTATAACAAAGTCTTTGCTCTCCGTAAACTTGGAAAGTTTTCTGAAGCAAAAAGTGCTTTTAATAAGGCTCTAGAAACTAACCCTTTTAACCCCGACACATGGTACCATAAAGGATTTGCCCATCGCGAAATTGGAGAACATGAAGAAGCTGAAAAAGCTTTTAAAGAAGCGCTGAAATTATATGAAAAATATATATCAGTGTTTTCTCAAGATATTAATGCCAATGCATTGTATAAAAAAGGACTTGTCCTGTATAATCTCAAAAAACATGAAGAAGCACTGGAAACATTTGAGAAAGTTATAAAAAATGCTCCTGAACACAAAAAAGCACATTACAAAAAAGGCATTGTTCTATATGAGCTTGGAAAATATGCTAAGGCTATAAAGGCTTTTGAAGAGGCTGTTGATTCGGATGACGCGGATACATGGAACCTTAAAGGTCTTGCTTATCGTGAACTTGGAGCATATACCAAAGCTAAAAAGGTTTTTGAAAACGCTTTGAGTTTATATGAAAAATCAAATGAATTTGATTCATTGTACAAGAAAGGCCTTGTTCTTTGTTCCCTTAACCAATACGATGAAGCTATAGCAGCTTTTGACAAAACCACAGAAATCAATCCCAAAGAAGTATGTGCCTGGATGCATAAAGGTTTTGCATATTTTGATCAACACAAATATGATGGAGCAAGGCTGGCATTTGAAAAAGCTGTAGAAATCAACCCCAAAGACTGCTGTGCATTGAATTATGTTGGGCTTACCTATTTTCATTTGGAAAAATACTATAAAGCCCTGGAAGCTTTTGATAAAGCCATAAAAATCGATAAAAATTCCTACGAATCCTGGTTCGGCAGAGGACTTATACACTTCCGTATTAAAAAATATGGGGAAGCAACCGGAGCCTTTAGAGAAGTTATTGATATTCTGGACAAGATTATTTCAGAAAATCCCCGTGATACCGTTGCCTTGTACAATAGAGGCCTTGCTCAATATTACCTTAAAAGCTACAAAGAAGCCAATGAATCACTTCATAAATTCATATTGATCAGACCGAAATCAAATAATGCCTGGTATATCAAAGGTCTTGTTCTTAACAAACTTGGAAAATACGAGGAAGCAATTGAAGCATTTAACAAATGTATAGCCCTCGATCCAAAGAACGCTTATGCATGGAGTAACATGGGTGTAGCTTATCGCTCTCTTAGTAAACATTTTCCTGACTATTACAAAAAAGCAATAGATTGTTTCAATGAAGCAATTAACATTAAATCTTGTAAAAGTGTCAAGGCAGAAGCGTTTAGCAACTAG
- a CDS encoding 4Fe-4S binding protein, with amino-acid sequence MNEKKVDLPSLKSKGFLPQKQENTFSMRLHSTGGRIETAQLRAIADAAEKYGDGHIHITSRQGIEIPFVKLENTDIIIEAMENADLFGGASGKKVRGVVACQGNTVCNHGLINCPEIAEKIDAMYFGTYAPKKFKIAVTGCPAACMKPQENDFGIMGMVLPTWVEENCVDCGRCVKTCKAGALSIEDGKLQIDREKCILCGECIAACRKGALRAEKTGYTIFVGGKVGRFPRACTKLLEMADEEQLFSVLEKTLEYYREHGMEGERFGDLLDRLGFEKYRETIF; translated from the coding sequence ATGAATGAAAAAAAAGTTGATTTACCTTCACTCAAAAGCAAAGGCTTCCTGCCCCAGAAGCAGGAAAACACTTTTTCCATGCGCCTGCACAGCACAGGCGGCCGCATCGAGACAGCACAGCTCCGGGCTATTGCCGACGCCGCCGAGAAATACGGAGACGGGCACATCCACATCACTTCAAGACAGGGAATCGAAATCCCCTTTGTCAAACTGGAAAACACGGACATCATCATCGAAGCAATGGAAAACGCCGACCTTTTCGGGGGAGCCTCCGGCAAAAAGGTCAGGGGAGTTGTGGCCTGCCAGGGAAACACCGTTTGCAACCACGGGCTGATCAACTGCCCGGAAATCGCAGAAAAAATCGACGCCATGTACTTCGGGACCTACGCTCCCAAGAAGTTCAAGATCGCAGTCACAGGCTGCCCCGCCGCCTGCATGAAACCCCAGGAAAACGACTTCGGGATAATGGGCATGGTCCTCCCGACCTGGGTGGAAGAAAACTGCGTGGACTGCGGACGCTGTGTAAAGACCTGCAAGGCAGGTGCCCTCAGCATCGAAGATGGAAAACTACAGATCGACAGGGAAAAGTGCATCCTCTGCGGGGAATGCATTGCAGCCTGCAGAAAAGGCGCACTTCGGGCAGAAAAAACCGGCTATACTATTTTTGTGGGCGGGAAAGTGGGCCGCTTCCCGAGAGCCTGCACGAAACTCCTCGAAATGGCAGATGAGGAACAGCTCTTCTCAGTCCTCGAAAAAACCCTGGAATATTACAGGGAACACGGGATGGAAGGAGAGAGATTCGGGGACCTGCTGGACAGGCTCGGGTTTGAGAAATACAGGGAAACAATTTTTTGA
- a CDS encoding AzlC family ABC transporter permease gives MSEQHKNLFMSALKTTIPVFLGYIPLGMAFGFLLDGAGYHWVYALIMAIFIYAGSGQFLAVALLAAGAGITEFVIATLLLNLRHSFYGLSLLDRFSDVGKVKPYLIFALTDETYALLTSTEVPAGGSKAKFYLYIAALDHLYWIAGCVLGAVLGSLLDLNLEGMAFVLTALFVVLTIEQYFNSSSRFPFMAALGAGVVSLLLFSPENMLLLSIILGTLVLIAHEKFVGEKTGNVPQPPAQVAESKVKEESS, from the coding sequence TGGGAATGGCTTTCGGGTTCCTGCTCGACGGGGCAGGTTATCACTGGGTCTATGCCCTTATAATGGCAATTTTCATCTATGCAGGCTCGGGGCAGTTCCTGGCAGTAGCCCTGCTGGCGGCAGGAGCCGGGATTACGGAATTTGTGATTGCCACGCTGCTCCTGAACCTCAGGCACTCCTTTTACGGCCTTTCCCTCCTTGACAGGTTCTCCGACGTCGGGAAGGTCAAGCCCTACCTGATCTTTGCGCTCACGGACGAGACCTATGCGCTCCTTACTTCAACAGAAGTCCCCGCCGGCGGCTCGAAGGCAAAGTTTTACCTCTACATAGCCGCCCTTGACCACCTCTACTGGATAGCAGGCTGCGTCCTCGGGGCAGTGCTCGGCTCCCTGCTCGACCTCAACCTGGAGGGCATGGCTTTCGTGCTGACAGCCCTTTTCGTAGTGCTTACCATCGAGCAGTATTTCAACTCAAGCTCGCGCTTCCCCTTCATGGCAGCCCTCGGGGCAGGGGTTGTCTCTCTGCTGCTTTTCAGCCCGGAAAATATGCTTCTGCTCTCGATCATCCTGGGGACTCTTGTCCTGATCGCACACGAGAAATTCGTGGGAGAGAAAACCGGGAATGTCCCGCAGCCTCCTGCACAGGTGGCTGAAAGCAAAGTGAAGGAGGAAAGCTCATGA
- a CDS encoding branched-chain amino acid transporter permease, with the protein MTETLGTMQMLVIITATALATFATRALPFICFSCRAPPEGLSAIEKNLPPMILLLLVIYCLKDVQWFAAPYGFPELFTIGMVAGLHLWKRNAMLSIFAGTGLYMLLVQCDVFSFL; encoded by the coding sequence ATGACGGAAACGCTGGGAACAATGCAAATGCTTGTGATCATCACAGCCACTGCCCTTGCGACCTTTGCCACAAGGGCGCTCCCCTTCATCTGTTTCAGCTGCAGGGCTCCCCCGGAAGGGCTCTCAGCGATCGAAAAGAACCTGCCTCCAATGATCCTGCTGCTCCTGGTCATCTATTGCCTGAAAGACGTTCAATGGTTTGCCGCACCCTACGGGTTTCCTGAACTCTTCACAATCGGGATGGTGGCAGGTCTGCACCTCTGGAAACGAAACGCCATGCTCAGCATCTTCGCAGGGACAGGGCTTTACATGCTGCTCGTGCAGTGCGACGTGTTTTCATTCCTTTAA
- a CDS encoding tetratricopeptide repeat protein, which yields MNEKVALDTLNNKALNYYDDEKYEEALKAFDEAIHLYPKNYQAWYWKGLIYHYQNCHKKARRAFENAINIKKDYYQAYFLKGLSIYYETENYKKAKEAFEKTIEYNPNHADAWNNLGIVFYDLEKYEDAKRSFEESIEYCPTNALSYIYLGKVLLNFGDRMGAAEKVKEAFSQNTKNKFVQSQAWCLDGLVKIKKLDYEGAIDSFEKAISLDPTECKFGVWKAYAKYLKSESVFKSSEKTNFEYQKQIQEIIRDLEAASQLYEKCHDGNLEKHKEIRAYILYFLGCCYYKINEFHSAVEKFKACRKLMPKTPLNESAKNLLKDIWYYRITPPSWEWWLSSPIHKYYNWLILLFLFILIVGILQPLFLFSEKNYDIPHVNFTIIWRTYAIQYSMIILLIIFILLFPNLKQVSGKGFEVHLRHPIPIIEFNPPIPPFRFDRSADISVIRKCSRMLVDPMRRTTDRWHDLYPDIDQDM from the coding sequence ATAAATGAAAAGGTTGCACTTGATACATTAAATAATAAAGCACTAAATTATTATGATGATGAAAAATACGAGGAAGCCCTGAAAGCCTTTGATGAAGCTATACATTTATATCCCAAAAACTACCAGGCATGGTATTGGAAAGGACTTATTTATCATTATCAGAATTGTCACAAAAAAGCAAGAAGGGCGTTTGAAAATGCAATAAATATAAAAAAAGACTACTATCAGGCATATTTCTTAAAAGGTCTTTCCATATATTATGAGACTGAGAATTACAAAAAGGCAAAGGAAGCTTTTGAAAAAACGATAGAATACAATCCAAACCACGCCGATGCCTGGAATAATTTGGGGATCGTGTTTTATGATCTTGAAAAGTATGAAGACGCAAAAAGGTCATTTGAAGAATCGATTGAATACTGCCCTACCAATGCCCTTTCATATATTTATCTGGGAAAAGTTCTTTTAAACTTTGGAGACAGGATGGGGGCTGCTGAAAAAGTAAAGGAAGCTTTTTCACAGAACACAAAAAATAAATTTGTACAGAGCCAGGCATGGTGCCTGGATGGGCTTGTAAAAATTAAAAAACTCGATTATGAAGGAGCCATAGATTCTTTCGAAAAAGCGATTTCTTTAGATCCGACTGAATGTAAATTCGGTGTTTGGAAAGCCTACGCTAAATACCTGAAAAGTGAATCTGTGTTTAAAAGTTCCGAAAAAACTAATTTTGAGTATCAAAAGCAAATTCAAGAAATTATAAGGGATTTAGAAGCCGCGTCCCAGTTGTATGAAAAATGTCATGATGGTAATTTAGAAAAACACAAGGAAATCCGGGCATATATTCTCTACTTTTTAGGGTGCTGTTATTATAAGATCAATGAATTCCATAGCGCTGTAGAAAAATTTAAAGCATGTAGAAAATTAATGCCTAAAACCCCCTTAAATGAATCTGCGAAGAATTTGCTTAAGGATATATGGTATTACCGGATCACCCCCCCTTCATGGGAGTGGTGGCTTTCATCTCCTATTCACAAATATTATAATTGGCTAATATTATTATTTTTGTTTATTCTTATTGTTGGGATTCTTCAACCCCTATTTCTCTTTAGTGAGAAAAATTACGATATCCCACATGTTAATTTTACAATCATCTGGAGAACATACGCTATACAGTATTCAATGATTATACTTCTTATAATATTCATACTGCTATTTCCAAACCTCAAACAAGTTTCCGGAAAGGGGTTTGAAGTCCATTTACGCCATCCTATCCCGATTATCGAGTTCAACCCACCGATTCCACCTTTCAGATTTGATAGGTCAGCAGATATCTCCGTAATTAGAAAGTGCTCGAGAATGCTTGTGGACCCGATGAGAAGAACAACTGATCGATGGCATGACCTGTATCCGGATATAGATCAAGACATGTGA